From a region of the Myxococcus fulvus genome:
- a CDS encoding beta-ketoacyl synthase N-terminal-like domain-containing protein, with translation MRHEAIAVVGIGLRFPGAECPRTLWRLLCEGLDATREIPTSRWEKGLLHEPTPDTPGKVRHWRAGLLEDVASADPQAFRLSKRELRQMDPQHRVLFECAWHALEDAGIPLDSLRGSRTGVFVGVNFNDFQRMLARDWAALDGYSLLGTTPSFAANRISHAFDLRGPSTCSSVGCASSTTAVHEACRSLMLGEVDCALAGGVELMLSPDSSIMLSQAGVLSARGECRTLDAGADGYIRGEGAGMLVLKPLSRVDPSDRVYAVIRGSAVNHNGRNEWIMAPSIEAQTDVIRQACARGGVEAASLDYVELHGSAFLKGDAAEAIAIGEALGGSRSKPCRLGAISNNLGYLGAAAGIAQLIKVCLALYHRTLPPTIHVDSPNPTLDFGQLGLQIQSSLEAWSDRGAGSPKRAGVVSTSLGGSNAFVVLESAPEFPLMQGLAAASSSHLLVLSALTPEALTQQSQQVLDFLSEKADSAVRLGDVCFTAFFKRQHHRHRAAMLAGGREGLMRMLKAFIGSPGQTLWVEEGHPIQWVEAARTYLEDGRVCREAFPGREGRCVSLPVYPFQRQRLWPEWLSPEVVSRAPSRARPAVAEAPLPRGGTGMDLRAGTSQAREARLLELVQEQVAAVLEVEASELDWRGRTLFELGMSSVALVMLAGRLTRELGSSVPTTFLFEHPRLDALAAGLRGLLDLRAGVARAPDGDSALVERISGLSEAQARELIARKLAELEHEEVGG, from the coding sequence ATGCGACACGAGGCAATCGCTGTCGTGGGCATCGGCCTCCGCTTTCCTGGAGCCGAGTGCCCGCGGACGCTGTGGAGGCTTCTGTGCGAGGGATTGGATGCGACCCGGGAGATCCCGACCTCCCGCTGGGAGAAGGGCTTGCTCCATGAGCCCACCCCGGACACTCCGGGGAAGGTGCGTCACTGGCGTGCCGGACTGCTGGAGGACGTGGCGTCGGCGGACCCCCAGGCCTTCCGCCTGTCGAAGCGTGAGCTGCGGCAGATGGACCCCCAGCACCGCGTGTTGTTCGAGTGCGCGTGGCACGCGCTGGAGGACGCGGGCATCCCCCTGGACTCCCTCCGAGGCAGCCGCACCGGGGTCTTCGTGGGGGTCAACTTCAATGACTTCCAGCGGATGCTCGCGCGGGACTGGGCGGCGCTGGATGGATATTCGCTGCTGGGCACCACACCGTCCTTCGCGGCCAATCGCATCTCCCATGCGTTCGACCTCCGGGGGCCCAGCACCTGCTCCAGCGTGGGCTGCGCCTCGTCGACGACAGCCGTACACGAGGCCTGTAGAAGTCTGATGTTGGGAGAAGTGGACTGTGCGCTCGCCGGGGGCGTGGAGCTGATGCTCTCACCGGACAGCAGCATCATGCTCTCCCAGGCCGGGGTGCTGTCGGCGCGCGGGGAGTGCCGGACCCTGGATGCCGGGGCGGATGGCTACATCCGTGGCGAGGGCGCCGGGATGCTCGTCCTCAAGCCCCTGTCCCGAGTGGACCCGAGTGATCGCGTGTACGCGGTGATTCGCGGCAGCGCCGTGAACCACAACGGCCGCAACGAGTGGATCATGGCGCCCAGCATCGAGGCGCAGACGGACGTCATCCGTCAGGCCTGCGCACGGGGTGGCGTGGAGGCCGCCAGCCTGGACTACGTGGAGCTGCACGGCTCGGCCTTCCTCAAGGGCGACGCGGCCGAGGCCATCGCCATCGGCGAGGCACTGGGGGGCTCGCGCTCGAAGCCCTGCCGGCTGGGCGCGATCAGCAACAACCTGGGCTATCTGGGGGCGGCGGCTGGCATCGCTCAGCTCATCAAGGTCTGTCTGGCCTTGTACCACCGCACCTTACCGCCGACGATTCATGTGGATTCCCCTAATCCCACACTCGACTTTGGCCAGCTGGGGCTGCAAATCCAGTCCAGCCTGGAGGCCTGGTCAGACCGCGGGGCAGGTTCACCCAAACGCGCTGGCGTCGTGTCTACCTCCCTGGGTGGGTCCAATGCCTTTGTCGTCCTGGAGTCCGCCCCGGAATTCCCTCTCATGCAAGGGCTTGCGGCCGCCTCGTCGAGCCACCTCCTGGTGCTCTCCGCGCTGACCCCGGAGGCGCTCACGCAACAGTCCCAGCAGGTTCTGGATTTCCTTTCAGAGAAGGCAGACTCTGCTGTCCGGCTCGGGGATGTCTGCTTTACCGCGTTTTTCAAGCGACAGCACCATCGCCATCGCGCCGCGATGCTCGCCGGGGGGCGGGAAGGATTGATGCGAATGCTGAAGGCATTCATCGGTTCTCCGGGACAGACCCTCTGGGTGGAGGAGGGACACCCGATTCAATGGGTCGAGGCGGCGCGGACCTATCTCGAAGATGGCAGGGTTTGCCGCGAGGCCTTCCCAGGGCGCGAGGGGAGATGCGTGAGTCTTCCGGTCTATCCCTTTCAGAGACAGCGTCTATGGCCGGAGTGGCTCTCGCCCGAGGTGGTGTCTCGTGCTCCCTCCCGGGCGAGGCCGGCGGTCGCCGAGGCACCTCTTCCCAGGGGCGGCACGGGGATGGACCTCCGGGCGGGGACTTCTCAGGCGCGCGAGGCCCGGCTGCTGGAGCTCGTCCAGGAGCAGGTGGCGGCGGTGCTGGAGGTGGAAGCCTCGGAGCTGGACTGGCGGGGGCGGACGCTGTTCGAGCTGGGGATGAGCTCGGTGGCGCTGGTGATGCTCGCGGGGCGCCTGACGCGGGAGCTGGGCAGCTCGGTGCCGACGACCTTCCTCTTCGAGCATCCACGGTTGGACGCGTTGGCGGCGGGGCTGCGGGGACTCCTGGATTTGCGGGCGGGTGTTGCTCGGGCGCCTGATGGGGATTCAGCGCTGGTGGAGCGGATCTCCGGGTTGTCGGAGGCGCAGGCCCGCGAGCTGATTGCGCGGAAGCTCGCGGAGCTGGAGCACGAGGAGGTGGGGGGATGA
- a CDS encoding SDR family NAD(P)-dependent oxidoreductase: MSREEGAGVELTPLQQALLTIEKLQRKLGAVARADDGAIAIIGMGCRFPGGASSPARFRALLWSSGDAVTDIPAGRRALLGAYDAEPSTPGKTTLRRAAFVEGVDRFDAEFFRISRREAEGMDPQQRFFLEVSWEALEDAGLSPHRLVGTRTGVFAGIHARDYALVAEGGLERVGAHYSTGVDASYVAGRLSYLLGLEGPCMAVDTACSSSLVAVHLACQSLRAGESTVAIAGGVKLLLAPHLSVFLSKAGALSPSQSCRAFDRDADGMVQGEGCGVVILKRQRDAVRDGDRILATIRATATNHDGASGGLTVPNVRAQESLYRLALERAGLDATQVDYLEAHGTGTRLGDPIELEGIARVYGRGRDAARPLWVGSVKPNIGHTEAAAGIAGLIKAVAVLQSGEVPPALNFEHPTPEFTWEGSGLEVARERRSLQELGRPHRVAVSSFGMSGVNAHALLEAHRDTVSASPDVGPFLLPLSARGEPALRELAGAWSRQLPGMSLWDACFTAGAGRAHHEQRLAFVARTREELQSLLRRASDGEAGEGAFQGRLKGSSGRGVVFVLGDDTSVSRGLTRAERGLEPSFLRHVEQLDGVFRQVVGVSVVELAREREAGLLRSAEQRDGIARAVADEPVSEQEREEAAGRLRHPQSGAGLVDEAQGESVFQWVRAREGDAALLLICQLAWVEMWRTFGVEPSAVAGHGVGALSAAVVAGLLTVEEALRSVLGLPLLQSLPSRPARCAFLSFREEAWLDAGANGTAGDLANRDVPDVDLSAEHLMERSASVYLSLACGASLGEALDAAAQRRGRDVLVLQAGLGTRQELLTLAARFYCAGVPLRFEHFFPEGRKIVAPTYPWQRERFWWDGEVAPVVVEDAAASEALFHELSWSPRESEHAQGRLDGTWLIVSEEPEATQALQAALVAAGGEVVLARPGSAYERVSDRDHRLDFTQAASFSMLLRELCSADPELRGILFLARAGNPESLPRDVRAQAVALTSLVQALARATLEKPPRLCLVTRSSQAVGGAPESVSLLGASLWGLGRVIAYEHPELKCLRIDVDAVSDVEASRLLVDELRRSSAPSTEDDEVALHGDRRLVPMLTQGRRTPTKPFRPRADRTYLITGGLGGIGLRLASWLVDHGARHLALCGRMGETPEARRTLAPLRATGAQVDVFSVDVSQPEAVADLLRSVRRGGPPLGGLFHCAGVLADGSLLQLEPRSFDRVMGPKVDGAWNLHALATDASLEQFVLFSSTASLLGAPGQGNYAAANAFLDALAHLRRARGLPAISLQWGSWAEVGMAAADARRGARLAEHGMEPMPVDAALSAMALTLADAPVVRAIARFDAERWARSHPSVARSSLFRPQVHVPIAEAEPRKLREVLLSLEGSARSHLMEARLKDMVAQVCRLAPERLHATDSFESLGLDSIMALELRDLVLGELEVGLPLKRFVDDGSIGQVAAELLEKLAVASVMNGVSSARTDTKRVLL; the protein is encoded by the coding sequence ATGAGCCGCGAGGAAGGCGCGGGCGTGGAGTTGACGCCGCTCCAGCAGGCCTTGCTGACCATCGAGAAGCTCCAGCGGAAGCTCGGGGCCGTTGCCCGGGCTGACGACGGCGCCATCGCCATCATCGGGATGGGCTGTCGGTTTCCGGGAGGCGCGTCGAGCCCCGCGCGTTTTCGTGCGCTGCTCTGGAGTTCGGGTGACGCGGTGACGGACATCCCCGCAGGGCGTCGAGCGCTGCTGGGCGCATATGACGCAGAGCCCTCCACACCCGGCAAGACGACCCTGCGCCGGGCGGCGTTCGTGGAAGGCGTCGACCGGTTCGACGCGGAGTTCTTTCGCATCTCCCGACGGGAGGCGGAGGGGATGGACCCGCAGCAGCGCTTCTTCCTGGAGGTGAGCTGGGAGGCGCTCGAGGACGCGGGGCTCTCGCCGCACCGGCTCGTGGGGACCCGGACGGGGGTGTTCGCCGGCATCCACGCCCGGGACTACGCGCTGGTCGCGGAGGGGGGGCTGGAGCGTGTTGGCGCGCACTACTCCACCGGGGTGGACGCGAGCTATGTCGCCGGCCGTCTCTCGTATCTGCTGGGGCTGGAGGGGCCCTGCATGGCCGTGGACACGGCCTGCTCCTCCTCGCTGGTCGCGGTGCATCTGGCCTGTCAGAGCCTTCGCGCGGGCGAGTCGACGGTCGCCATCGCGGGCGGCGTGAAGCTCCTCCTGGCGCCGCACCTGAGCGTGTTCCTGTCCAAGGCGGGGGCGCTCTCTCCGAGCCAGTCCTGCCGCGCGTTCGACCGCGACGCGGATGGGATGGTGCAGGGGGAGGGGTGTGGCGTGGTCATCCTGAAGCGGCAGCGGGATGCCGTGCGGGATGGAGATCGAATCCTCGCGACGATCCGGGCCACGGCGACGAACCATGACGGCGCGAGCGGTGGGCTGACGGTGCCCAACGTCCGGGCGCAGGAGTCGCTGTACCGGCTCGCGCTCGAGCGCGCGGGGCTCGATGCGACGCAGGTGGACTACCTGGAAGCGCATGGGACGGGGACCCGGCTCGGGGACCCTATCGAGTTGGAGGGGATCGCCAGGGTCTATGGGCGTGGGCGGGACGCGGCGCGGCCGCTGTGGGTCGGCTCGGTGAAGCCGAACATCGGGCACACCGAGGCGGCGGCGGGAATCGCGGGCCTCATCAAGGCGGTGGCGGTTCTCCAGTCGGGAGAGGTTCCGCCCGCCCTGAACTTCGAGCATCCGACGCCCGAGTTCACCTGGGAGGGCTCCGGTCTCGAAGTGGCCCGGGAGCGCAGGTCCCTCCAGGAGCTGGGACGTCCGCATCGGGTCGCTGTGAGCTCGTTCGGGATGAGCGGAGTGAATGCCCACGCGCTGCTCGAAGCGCATCGGGACACGGTGTCGGCCTCTCCGGACGTGGGGCCCTTCCTGTTGCCGCTCTCGGCGCGTGGTGAGCCGGCGCTGAGGGAGCTGGCTGGAGCGTGGTCGCGTCAGCTCCCGGGGATGAGTCTCTGGGATGCGTGCTTCACCGCGGGCGCGGGACGCGCGCACCACGAACAGCGCCTCGCCTTCGTCGCCCGGACGCGCGAGGAGTTGCAGTCGCTGCTTCGCCGCGCCTCGGACGGAGAGGCGGGCGAGGGGGCGTTCCAGGGACGCCTCAAGGGCTCGAGCGGACGTGGCGTGGTCTTCGTGTTGGGAGATGACACCTCCGTGAGCCGAGGGCTCACGCGTGCGGAGCGGGGCCTCGAGCCCTCCTTCCTTCGCCACGTCGAGCAGCTCGACGGCGTCTTCCGGCAAGTGGTGGGCGTGTCCGTGGTCGAACTTGCACGCGAGCGTGAGGCCGGACTCCTTCGCTCCGCCGAACAACGCGACGGCATCGCCCGCGCGGTGGCGGACGAGCCGGTGTCCGAGCAGGAGCGCGAGGAGGCGGCTGGGCGCCTTCGCCATCCCCAGAGTGGCGCTGGCCTCGTCGACGAGGCGCAGGGTGAGTCGGTGTTCCAGTGGGTGCGTGCGCGCGAGGGTGATGCCGCGCTCCTCCTCATCTGTCAGCTCGCCTGGGTGGAGATGTGGCGCACCTTCGGCGTCGAGCCGTCCGCTGTCGCCGGTCATGGCGTGGGGGCTCTTTCCGCCGCCGTCGTCGCGGGCCTGCTCACCGTGGAGGAGGCGCTCCGGAGCGTCCTGGGGCTTCCTCTGCTTCAGTCACTGCCTTCCCGTCCGGCGAGGTGCGCCTTCCTCTCCTTCCGAGAGGAGGCGTGGCTCGACGCTGGGGCAAATGGGACCGCTGGGGACCTTGCGAACAGGGACGTGCCCGACGTGGACCTGTCCGCCGAGCACCTGATGGAGCGGAGCGCCTCTGTCTACCTGTCGCTGGCGTGTGGGGCCTCGCTCGGCGAAGCCTTGGACGCGGCAGCGCAGCGCCGGGGCAGGGACGTGCTCGTGCTGCAGGCCGGCTTGGGGACCCGTCAGGAGTTGCTGACCCTCGCCGCGCGGTTCTACTGCGCTGGCGTCCCTCTCCGCTTCGAGCACTTCTTCCCCGAGGGGAGGAAGATCGTCGCTCCGACCTACCCGTGGCAGCGCGAGCGCTTCTGGTGGGACGGCGAGGTCGCGCCCGTGGTGGTCGAGGATGCCGCCGCGAGTGAGGCGTTGTTCCACGAACTCTCGTGGAGCCCTCGTGAGTCGGAGCACGCGCAGGGCCGGCTGGATGGCACCTGGCTCATCGTCTCCGAGGAGCCTGAGGCCACCCAGGCGCTCCAGGCCGCACTGGTCGCTGCAGGAGGCGAAGTGGTGCTGGCGCGTCCAGGCTCCGCCTACGAGCGCGTGTCGGATCGCGACCACCGCCTCGACTTCACCCAGGCCGCGTCCTTCTCGATGCTGCTGCGCGAGCTGTGCTCGGCGGACCCGGAGCTTCGGGGCATCCTCTTCCTGGCGCGTGCCGGAAACCCCGAGTCCTTGCCTCGTGACGTTCGGGCCCAGGCCGTCGCGCTGACTTCGCTCGTGCAGGCCCTGGCCCGCGCGACGCTGGAGAAGCCTCCTCGGCTGTGCCTCGTCACCCGAAGCTCGCAGGCCGTCGGCGGAGCCCCGGAGTCGGTGTCTCTCCTGGGCGCCTCCCTCTGGGGGCTCGGGCGGGTCATCGCCTACGAACACCCCGAGCTGAAGTGCCTGCGAATCGACGTCGACGCCGTGTCGGACGTGGAGGCATCGCGCTTGCTCGTCGATGAGCTCCGTCGCTCGTCTGCTCCCAGCACGGAGGACGACGAGGTCGCGCTGCACGGAGACAGACGGCTGGTTCCGATGCTCACCCAGGGACGTCGTACTCCCACGAAGCCGTTCCGTCCGCGAGCGGACCGCACGTACCTCATCACGGGTGGGCTTGGCGGCATCGGGCTCCGGTTGGCCTCCTGGCTGGTGGACCACGGCGCGCGTCACCTCGCGTTGTGCGGCCGGATGGGAGAGACGCCGGAGGCGCGTCGGACCCTGGCTCCCTTGCGCGCCACAGGTGCGCAGGTGGACGTCTTCTCCGTCGATGTGAGCCAGCCCGAGGCGGTCGCGGACCTGCTGCGCTCGGTGCGCAGGGGCGGACCTCCCCTCGGCGGGCTCTTCCATTGCGCGGGCGTGCTGGCCGACGGCTCCCTGCTCCAACTGGAGCCCCGGAGCTTCGACCGTGTCATGGGCCCCAAGGTGGACGGCGCCTGGAACCTCCACGCGCTCGCCACGGATGCTTCGCTGGAGCAGTTCGTCCTGTTCTCCTCGACGGCCTCATTGCTGGGCGCTCCGGGGCAGGGGAACTACGCCGCGGCGAACGCCTTCCTCGATGCGCTGGCCCACCTTCGTCGCGCACGGGGGCTGCCCGCCATCAGCCTCCAGTGGGGAAGCTGGGCGGAGGTCGGCATGGCCGCCGCGGACGCCCGGCGCGGCGCCCGACTCGCCGAGCACGGCATGGAGCCCATGCCCGTCGACGCCGCTCTGTCCGCCATGGCCCTCACCCTCGCGGACGCCCCCGTGGTCCGCGCCATCGCCCGCTTCGATGCGGAGCGCTGGGCACGCAGCCACCCGTCCGTGGCGCGCTCGTCCCTGTTCCGTCCCCAGGTCCACGTGCCCATCGCGGAGGCCGAGCCGCGCAAGCTCCGCGAGGTGCTGCTCTCGCTGGAGGGCTCCGCGCGCTCCCACCTGATGGAGGCCCGGCTGAAGGACATGGTGGCCCAGGTCTGCCGGCTGGCTCCCGAGCGCCTTCACGCGACGGACTCGTTCGAGTCGCTGGGCCTCGATTCCATCATGGCGCTGGAGCTGCGCGACCTGGTCCTGGGCGAGCTCGAGGTGGGGTTGCCCCTCAAGCGCTTCGTGGATGACGGCTCCATCGGGCAGGTGGCGGCCGAGCTGCTGGAGAAGCTCGCCGTCGCCAGCGTGATGAACGGAGTGTCCTCGGCGCGCACCGACACCAAGCGGGTCCTCCTATGA